One part of the Lemur catta isolate mLemCat1 chromosome 13, mLemCat1.pri, whole genome shotgun sequence genome encodes these proteins:
- the TBC1D4 gene encoding TBC1 domain family member 4 isoform X5 encodes MQQQDGLDRNELLPLSPLAPTMEEEPLVIFLAGDDDPEMIEEEKKSKELRSLWRKAIHQQILLLRMEKENQKLEASRDELQSRKVKLDYEEVSVCQKEVLITWDKKLLNCRAKIRCDMEDIHTTLKEGVPKSRRGEIWQFLALQYRLRHRLPNKQQPPDISYKELLKQLTAQQHAILVDLGRTFPTHPYFSVQLGAGQLSLFNLLKAYSLLDKEVGYCQGISFVAGVLLLHMSEEQAFEMLKFLMYDLGFRKQYRPDMMSLQIQMYQLSRLLHDYHRDLYNHLEENEISPSLYAAPWFLTLFASQFSLGFVARVFDIIFLQGTEVIFKVALSLLSSQEALIMECENFENIVEFLKSTLPDMNTSEMEKIITQVFEMDISKQLHAYEVEYHVLQDELQESSYACEDSEPMEKLERANSQLKRQNMDLLEKLQVAHAKIQALESNLENLLTRETKMKSLIRTLEQEKMAYQKTVEQIRKLLPADALANCEVLLRDLNCNPNNKAKSGNKP; translated from the exons ATGCAGCAGCAAG ATGGGCTGGACAGGAATGAGCTGCTGCCACTGTCCCCTCTTGCTCCCACCATGGAGGAGGAACCGCTGGTTATATTCCTGGCTGGTGACGATGACCCAGAAATgattgaagaagaaaagaaatcgaAGGAACTGAGGAGTTTGTGGAGAAAAGCTATACACCAACAAATCTTGTTGCTtcgaatggaaaaagaaaaccagaagcTTGAAG caaGCAGAGATGAACTGCAGTCCAGAAAAGTTAAATTAGACTATGAAGAAGTCAGTGTATGTCAAAAGGAGGTCTTAATAACCTGGGATAAGAAGTTGTTAAACTGCAGAGCTAAAATCAGATGTGATATGGAAGATATTCACACGACTCTTAAAGAAG GAGTTCCCAAAAGTCGTCGAGGAGAAATCTGGCAATTTCTAGCTTTGCAGTACCGCCTGAGACACCGATTGCCTAATAAACAGCAGCCGCCTGACATATCCTATAAAGAACTTTTGAAGCAGCTCACTGCTCAGCAGCATGCTATTCTCGTGGACTTAG gAAGGACATTTCCTACTCACCCTTACTTTTCAGTTCAGCTTGGGGCAGGGCAGCTGTCACTCTTTAATCTCCTAAAAGCGTATTCTCTGCTGGACAAAGAAGTGGGTTACTGTCAGGGGATCAGCTTTGTGGCTGGAGTCCTGCTTCTTCACATGAGTGAAGAGCAAGCCTTTGAAATGCTGAAATTCCTCATGTACGACCTCGGCTTCCGCAAGCAGTATAGACCTGACATGATGTCGCTACAG ATTCAGATGTACCAGCTGTCCAGGCTCCTTCATGACTATCACAGAGATCTCTACAATCatcttgaagaaaatgaaatcagccCCAGTCTTTATGCTGCCCCCTGGTTCCTCACACTGTTTGCCTCTCAATTTTCATTAGGATTTGTAGCCAGAGTTTTTG atattatttttcttcagggAACTGAAGTTATATTTAAGGTTGCACTCAGCCTACTGAGCAGCCAAGAGGCACTTATAATGGAATGTGAAAACTTTGAGAATATTGTTGAATTTCTTAAAAGCACACTGCCTGATATGAATAcctctgaaatggaaaaaattattacCCAG GTTTTCGAGATGGATATTTCTAAGCAGTTACACGCCTATGAGGTGGAATATCACGTGCTGCAGGATGAGCTTCAGGAATCATCCTATGCCTGTGAGGATAGTGAACCTATGGAAAAACTGGAGAGGGCCAATAGCCAACTGAAAAGACAAAATATGGACCTCCTAGAAAAATTACAG gtGGCTCATGCTAAAATCCAGGCCTTGGAATCAAACCTGGAAAACCTTTTGACCAGAGAGACCAAAATGAAGTCTTTAATCCGGACTCTGGAACAAGAAAAAATGGCTTATCAAAAGACCGTGGAGCAAATCCGGAAGCTACTGCCGGCCGATGCTCTAGCCAATTGTGAAGTGCTGCTGAGAGACCTCAACTGCAACCCTAACAACAAAGCCAAGTCAGGAAATAAGCCATAA